In the genome of Cardinium endosymbiont of Culicoides punctatus, the window TAAAATTTCCTAATAAAGAAGTAAGGGACTCACTCTCAAAAAACATAGAAGAGATTATTTTAGAAGAACAAGAAGAAATAGGAAAAGAAGATAGTCAACATGTACTCGCTGCTTTAAATGAAGAAAACTGGCCTAGTTTATTACAACTCTTTAGAGATTCTTGTTTTGCCAATGCGAGCTACGAGGCGCTTAAAGATGAGGAAAAAAGTTTCCAACATATTTTACATTCTTTTTTAAATGGTGCGTGTCATCATACAGTTGGTGGACCTCATATGCGGGTAGAGGAGCAAACAGGTTGTGGTCGTTCGGATATAACTATTGATGACACGAAAAATAATGTTGTTTATATTATAGAGCTTAAAAAAAATCAAAGTGCAGAAAAAGCACTTAAACAGATAGAAAAGAATAAATACTCTAATAAATATTATAGAAAAAAAAAGATAGTCCATATAGGGTTAAATTGTGTCTTTAATAAAGATGATGATGCTCATCGTAATATCAATGAATGTATTATTGAAGTAAAGCGTAAAGACCACAATAATAATCTTAGTAAGGATGCAAAAAAGAAATTTGTATCTAGAGATCAAGTTTTTGTAGAAGGGGTAATAAACGTGTCAGAATTAGAAGATAAAGAAACAAAAACTAATGATCAAAGAAGTAGAAGCAACGGTTAATTGTATCGTAACACAGATTTTATGCCTAATTTCGCAAGATTTTTTTGAAAAATCTATGATATTTGGCAGTTTGTCATCTCTCTACACTAAATAAGTAGGGTAATAAAAGCGTGATTTTGACATGTCTAACTACCTGTTTGATAGGGCCTCTTTTTATTATAAAAGTTGTTCATCTACCAATGATATTGCAAAACAATATATTTCGAATAAGAGGGTAGCAGAAGGAACTGTTTTTATTGCAGATTATCAGTGCAAAGGTAGGGGTCAGCGTGGTAATCATTGGCATTCAGCCGAGGCTCAGAATCTACTTTTTTCCCTTGTTTTATATCCAGAGTTTCTAGCCATAAAGTATTCTTTTTCTTTAAATATTATTATTAGCTTGTCTATTTACGAAGTACTTGCTCGTCAATGTACAGAAGGTATTTCTATAAAATGGCCTAATGATATCTATTATTTAGACAAAAAAATCGGTGGTATTTTAATTGAAACCAGCATTGGTAGTAGGGATAAAATAAATACAGCCATTATTGGTATTGGACTGAATATAAATCAGGTACACTTTGACTTGCCAAATGCTACTTCGTTAGCCTTAATCAAACAAACAACCTTTGATAGAGGTACTATCTTAAATCATATTTTACAAGCAATAGGAAATTACTATGCTCAGTTGCATAATGGGAAAGGAGATTTGCTTTGGTCAAATTATCTAGGTAACCTATATAGGAACAAGGAGGTTCATTGTTTTAAACATACTGCTGGATATATAGCAGGACGTATCGTAGGAGTCAATAGGCTTGGTCAACTACTTATAGAAATGTCCAATGGAAATATTTGTAGTTATGACACTAAAGAGATTACTTTTGTTATTTAAGCTTTAGAATAAAGATATTCATGTCGATAGCAATACATTCCAGACAAGTTTGTTCGGCCAGTATAGAGTTTTTAGAAAAAATAACTCTTTTGGCAAAAGATTATAATAAAAAGGTAATAATTTCTACAACATTTGCACAATTGTTAAATTTAAATGAGCTTAATTGTTTAAAATACCTATCAATCTTTGATATTGAGGCATTAAATGCTTTACATGTAGAACTGATGATTAGCCTAGGTGGTGATGGAACTCTTTTAGAAACAACACACTATATCAATGATAAAGCAATTCCACTACTTGGTGTAAATACAGGAACGCTAGGATTCTTAACCATGTTAAGTTGCTCAGAAGCGGTCACGGAACTAATACATTTTTTTGAAGGTGATTATGCCATAGAACAGCGAACAATTTTATCATTATGTGGAGAACATATTTCTGATGCCTTTGCATTAAATGAAGTTGCATTATTAAAAAGAGACACTGCTTCACTACTGACTATTGATGCATATATAGATGAGAAATTTATTACAACGTATTGGGCTGATGGATTAATTATTGCTACACCTACTGGATCTACAGCCTATTCACTTAGTTGCTTAGGGCCAATTATGTTACCTAGTGCAAATAACTTTGTCATTACCCCTTTGAGTCCACATAACCTTGCTGTACGGCCATTGGTGGTACCTGAAACAGCCAAATTGAGTTTTATCGTTAAGGGACGAGATAAAGATATGCTTATTGCAGTAGATGGGAGATCTATACCAGCAGCTACCCAGCAGAGACTCGTTATAGAAAAAGCTCCTTTTATATTGAAGCTTGTCCAGCTTGGGCATACCTCTCTTTTTGATGTGTTACGTGAAAAGCTTTATTGGGGTATGGATTGTAGAAAAACATAAACCAAGACCATTTCTTAGTACAGAATATTAGTTCAAAACCAACTAAATAAACCATCATATACAATCATCTAAGAGGGATATGTTTCCCAGAAGTTTTTAGGTAATCATTTGAGTGGATTTGGAATGCAATCATTGGGCAGGAAGAAGATGAAAAACAAGCCGAGTATCGCGCTGCTACAACCACTATGCCTTTGCTTCTTTCCAGACCTGGAGGATTAAGTAGGAGCTAGCCGTACCGGCTTGTCTCTTGCAAGATAGCGCTTTTTTATCAAAATCAAAAATGGTGTTGTTGTTCAGGTTGCAAACGGTTCACTACTGTCAAGTATATATGTTTGAGGTAGTTATTCATGCTGAATCTGAACTATCTAAAAAGAAAAATAACTTCCCAGGTACGCTATGTTTTGTATAAAAAGGTGATAGTTTTACAACTGATTCATATGAAAGATAAAATACGCAGTAAAAATTAAGGAACATAGGGTTTAGTTTAACGAAGATGGACCAAACAAAAAAACCTGTTTGTAAATTTGTGTTTTTGTAATTTTTTGTTTAAAATTGTACCTAGTTTTTTATAAAAAAACAGATATGATGTTTTTTAGTTTTGGGCTTATCGTAATTTTTGTATGTCCGTCAGCTTATAATGATATATTCTTTTCATAATAGGTTATCTAGCATCAGGTGTTAGTGTTGTGTACATATTCTAAATATATTATCAATTTTAATCTTCTATTGTCATGTTTACATATCAAGTTTTTCAGGTTGTATGTTTTATAGCACTTTCCTATTTATTATTTCCTAGTTGTGTAAGTCATATCAACAGGCAGTATATGTATAATCCTACTACCAGTAGTGCTCAAAAAGAAACTGAAAAGTCTAGTCGATTTAGTTTCCCTAAAGAAATTAACTGGGCTTCTCTAAAGCTACATTCAAGAGTTCCAACCTTATCAGGGAGTAAATATGGCATGATTTGGGGAAATACAAGAACGATTTCATTTGATTCCAATGGAAAAAGGACTATATCTCATAATTTAACGGGTCTAAATTTTTATACCATAAAAGAAATAGAGGTTAAGCTAAAAACAGGAATAATGTATATTCATCCCTCAAAAAACAATTATGCTACAGTTAAATATCAGAATGTGAACAATAGTTCAGTACATATGGATAATCCTGAAGGAAGGTTTACTATAGGCACAAGCAATGATCATTTTAATTATCAAATTGAAAGGTTGCCTAATATGCCTATTACCATAAATGCTCAAGAGAAGCTCTTTTTACGCATAGAAAATAATTCAACAGAAAAAATTTCAGCTACAGCAAAAGAAATAGATATACGTGCATACTATAATAATATGCCAATGGAATTCCGAGCTGAAAGAATAGATGCAAAGATAAAAGCAAAAGGTGATTTAAAATTACATTATAATTCTGGAATCGCTATTGTAGAGTATAAAGACATTCCTCAATCTTGTGTTCATATTGATGTAACAACAACTTCTAGAGGAACGTTAAAAATACGATTACCTAAAGATGCAAAAATTTATATGGATATAGAAGATCCTAATCTTTCACTTGAATTTAAATCTGTATTTAAAAATAGCACTTTACAAGAATGTGACTTCCATATTACTTGTAAAGTACAACCAGGATCCAGTAATACTACGAATCCTCCATCAGAAAAAGGGGAAATATCCATAAAAAGATATAGACCTAGCAGCAAACAAAACTAAAAAAACGAGTAACAAATACATTCAAAATTAAACCTTTTCCTATAAATTTTATGTGCCAAATTTTTAGATATACTTTTCTTGCAATGCTTGCTGTTTTGTTATTTCCTAGTTGTGCACGTTACTCTAATGAAAACCATATGGACAATACTTTTAGCTTTGCTGATCAGAAATTTTCTGATCAGCAAAGTACATGGCAAATACTGAAACTGTTACCAGCATGCCGTAATTCCACAAAATCAAATAATAATCAACTCCAAACTGATTTCAATAATAACTCAACAGAATCAAATAGTATAAGTATTATTTCAACGCCGTTTGGTTTTAATCGCATGCTAGGAGTGGATAGTAGGCGTAATATTCCAGATTCAAGCTTTCCTGGTGTAAAAGAAATCTACCTTCTCTTTACAAAAGGAAGTATTAATCTTGCTCTGTCAAAAAAGGAGTATACTACAGTCAAATATCAAAGTGAAGAAAATAGCCTAGCAACAACTAGTAATTCGGGAGGAAAATTTACTCTAAGCAGTAGCAACAGTAGCCAGATTAATTATAAAATTAAAGTATCAAGTAACATACCGAATATTGTAACTGCTGCTAAAGGACTCTCTTTATACATATCGCAAAAGAGTTTAATAAGCAAAATTACAATTGGATCTAAAGAAGTCGCTGTATATCAATTTGATAAAAGTACGCCAATAAAACTCAATAATGCTACAGTAATAAATCATCTAGAGGTAAAAGCGAAAAATGATTTAAAATTAGTTTTTGATGATCCTATACAGGTTGTTGTAAAGTATGAAAAATTACCTAGATCTCGTGTTTGTATTGATGTAGAAGGTGGTGTAGGGAAATTAGATTTATATTTGCCTGAAGGTGCAAAAGTTTGTACGGATGTTCCAAGTGGTTCTATTAAATCTACCTATACACAAAGCTCTCTGGAAGAGTGTCATTTCTACGTTACAAAAAATCAAACCTAGCATATAGGATTGTTCTTCTTAAAAATAATTTGCAATAAGGTAAATTATTTACGAATATATGTTTATAATATATACTTCCTGTAAATGTAAAAACCTTAAAATCGCCTATCTAGTCCTAGGATTATTGCATAATAATGATTATCATATATTCTAATATAGAATGAGCATTTATGTAATTGCAAGTGACCTAAGATTCTTGTAAATTTGTGCGTGTTTTTTAGTGGTTATTACCATGTAACACCAATCAATAACATTTTTATTAGCTGATCTCTAACTATATTAAGCGATGAATTTGTATAAGCGGAAACAAAAATCAGTAATCGGCATATATATAGTATTTCTTCTGTATGTACTAACTTGTCTATTTGTAACAGCTAGACCCATTTATGCCAAAAAAAGCACAAAAACGGCTGTAGACACAAAGCATTATGCCCCCCTTTTAGAACAATATGAACAGGCTAAGCATCTTTGCAAAAAGAACAATTATGCTGATGCAAAACGCTCATTTGATGTACTTAAACAAGTTTGTAGTGACACCCCACTTTGCCCCTATGTCCATTTCTACTATGCATTATCTGCTTATTATAATGGTGAAAAAGCATTGGCTAAGCAAAGTTTTTCGTGGATACACTTACAATTTCCTTCATGGAATAAACAAAATGAAACACTCTATTGGTGCGCACGATGCAATTTCGAGGAAGAAAAATACAACGATGCCTTCACATTGCTTTCTTTAATCCAAGATAAAAAAATGGTTGATGCTATTGCTAAAATGAAGAAATATTTTATAAAAAAAATAGAAAATCTTGATTATCTACAAGAACTAGCATCGCATTTTCCAAATGAATCGATGATCAAACAAACCTTATATAAAAAAGCTGCCCGTCAGGCATATATAACACAAGACTTCTCTTTAGTACATTCATTAGCTGCTCAGTATCACTTTAAACACTACATATATGATCCCTTGCGTAACCTAAAATCTAAACGAAAAGATGCATATCGTGTGGCTGTCTTTTTTCCATTTCTTGTAGAGGAGATAAACTATACATCATGTACAGATTTATTTGTAATTGACCTATATCAAGGTATCAAAATAGCCATAGAAGAGCTTGCACAAGAAGGCATTGCAATTAAACTTTTTTCTTTTGATACTAAAAATAATGCTAAAGTTACGGCTGACTTGCTTGCACAAGAAAAGATGCAATATATGGATTTGATCATAGGTCCTCTCTATCCTTCTACCATTCCATTGGTTGCTACATTTGCCAAAAAGCATAAAATTAATTTTGTGAATCCTATTTCAACAAATTCCTCTATTATCAATAATAATCCATTTGCCTTTCTCTTTCAACCTAGCCTTGAAACCTGTGCGCAAAAAGCAGCGTGGCTTACACTGAGAGATATAGCTACCAAACAGATAGAACACCCTTGTATAGCTGTTTTTTATGGTAAAGAACGAGAAGATCTTTTACAAGCAGAACTGTATAAACAAGTTATAGAACAGGAATTAGGTAGGAAAATAGATTTTTTCTTACAATTTTCTACTCCTAATGAAATCAAAGATTTTTTTTGCAACCTTGGTAAGGGTAAAAAAGATGAAGCAGAAGAAGTAACCGCAGAAGAAACAAGAGAAATAGAAGAACAAGAAAAAATCAATCATCTAGATCTAGAACGCATAACCCATATCTACCTTCCTTCACAACATAAAATGCTTGTTTCTAGTGTATTGAGTTTCCCTTTCAAATTTAACATACACCCCTATATTATAGGGCATGAACAATGGATAAAACAAGAAATTATTACCCTAAATCAACTTAAAAGGTTGAAAATCTTTTTTTTAGCCCCTGGCTATATAGATTTTAATAGATCTGCATTAACTACATTTCGAAAAAAAATTTTCAAGAAAACGGCCCATCAAGCTAATGATTACAACTATATTGGCTATGAAATGATGTTATTTTTTGGAAAAATGTTATCAACGTATGGCATCTATTTCCAGAAAGAATGGGAAAATATGCATTACACGGGCGTGATTTTTCAAGGAGCGTATTATGGGAAATACCATTCTAATCAACATATTCCCATTTTATGTTTTAATAACAACAATTTTATTGTGCAAAATGAAAATTAATAAATTGACTATCATGACTAAATCATAAATAAGCTCTCATATAAGGAGTAAAAAAGGTGATTATTTATTTGTACCAAAGAAGTCTAGTCTATTTCAGGACTTTCGCAAAGTATTAAATAATTAATATTTTTGTAGTTATCCCACATTCCGCACCAAAAAACATAATTTTTGAATTATTTTTATAATTGATTAAGAATAAATTATGCTATTTCTATTAAAAATTTTAGCAGTACGCCAGCTTATGTATTAATTTTTATAAAAATATTTTCATCTGATAATCAATTATGCTATTTAAAGAATATATTTAGCCATATTTTTTATTATATTCATAATCATTACAAAAAAAGGTGCGGAATGTGGGAGTTATAGTTACTAACTGCAACTTATTTTATTCAACCATGAAAGTTACTACACAAATCTATGGTCAATTTTTAATTAATAGTCCTGACAATTATACAGGGACCTATTTTTCAGAGATAGCTGCAGGTCTTGAACATGATAGTGTATGGCGCCATCTCAATGGATCAAAATTACCTAGTAGAGCTATATGGGAACGTATAAAACAAGATATTGTCTATTCTAAGCATGGCTACTTATTGTTATATCCGACATTCCGAACTATTTTTTATACTGATTTAAAAATAATTAAAAAATTACGTTTTTTAGTGAGCAATCTCGGATTCTACTCTAATGCTTCTATAATTTTATTTTTATTGAATAATGTGATTGCACCATACAAACCTAAACTAATGGCACAAAATGCACATAGGTTAGGAAGAAAAACAGTTTGCCAGACCCAAGAAATAGGAACATGCTGCATATAATACAACTCTGGCTCAAGTGTAATCAGCTTATAATGAGATTGCAAAAAACATAATCCCATACCCAATATATTTCCATATAACATGCCCCAACAAAGTGTATATAAACTATTGCAAAGAATAATCACATTAATCTGCCAGGTATGTGCGCCTAAAGATTTGAATAAAGCCACCATATCATTACGTTCTATAACCTGAACAATAGCCGTAGCAACCATGGTAAAGCATGCTATCAATAATATAAATACCATAAAAATGATGGTATTTTTTTGAAAAATAGCAAGCCAATCAGAAAAAGCAGCATATTTTTGATCCGTTTTGACAACACGTAAATTATCATCTATAAGGTGTAAAATATCATCCCTTAACATTTTTTTTATGGGTATATTTTTTTTTATAAAAACTTCATATCCATCTACCATTTCTGGAGTCCAGTTATTCAAACGTTGAATGAGCCGGATATCACAAAAGGCTAAGCTAGCATCTATGTCGTTTATATAGGTACGATATATTCCAACAACCTTTAATTTTCTAAAACGGGTACTAGGATCTATGGTATGAATAATAATATGGTCACCTAACGCAATGGATAATTTTTGTGCCATATAATGGCTAATTAATAATTCATTTTGATAGGTTAATGCTTTCAAATATGGAAGCCTTCCAGCGATTATATAACTTTCTAATTCTTGATGTAATGTGTTATGATCTAGTCCTTTACATAGCAACCCTTCGATACCCTCTTTTGTATCAATAAGGACTGGTTTTTGTGCAAAAGCTTCTATTTTTTCAATGGCAGTGGGCAAGTTTTTTAACAAACGATTTATCTGTATTGCATGTATGCATGGTGGTTCGTAAGGGTATGCATGCCCCACCTGTTTGGTAATTTCAAAATGCCCAAAAAAAGAAGTCATTTTTTTATTAATTTCTGACTGAAAACCAAACATTACCATTGATGCAACCAATATAGAAGCAAACCCTATGGCAAGACTGAATGTTGCAACTTGATGTACAACATAAGCAAAAGCCTGTCTATTGCTTTGTCGTATTCGATTTGTTATAAAAAGAGCAAAATAAATGGCCCTAAACAATGGCATGTTTGTTAATAGGCTTGTGCAAAAATCACGCGTCTTTTAGAGGGTTTTCCCGTGTAGATACAGCATCCTTCCTCTTCAACGCTATCTAATGGAATACATCGGATCGTAGCTTTTGTTTCTGCTTTAATTTTCTCTTCTGTTTCTGTTGTTCCATCCCAATGGGCAAGCAAAAAACCTCCTTTCGTTGCTATGCGCTCCTTAAATGCAGCATAGTCATCTACACGTATGGTATGCTTCTGCTGCAGAGATAAAGCACGCTGGTACATGTTTTCCTGAATTGCCTCTAGCCAAGAAGAAACCTGTGTGCTTAAATCTGCTAGTGGAATAGTGATCTTTTCTTTTGTATCTCTACGTGCTAGTTCAACTGTCTTATTTTTTAAATCATTAGGGCCTAGTACCATACGTATAGGGACTCCTTTTTGTTCGTACTCAGCAAACTTATAACCTGGCTTACGGGTATCTCTATCATCCAGTTTTACTCGAATATCTTGGCTAGCCAATAATTTTTGACAAGCAGCTAATTGTGCAACGACGGTACGATATTCTTCCTCTGTTTTATAAATGGGTATCATCACTACCTGTATAGGGGCAATTTTAGGGGGAAGTACCAATCCATCATCATCTGAATGCGTCATAATCAATGCCCCCATAAGACGGGTAGTAACACCCCAAGAGGTGCCCCATACATAGTCACGTATACCCTCTTTATTGGTAAAGGTTACGTCAAAGGCTTTAGCAAAACGTTGTCCCAGGTAATGGGAAGTACCAGCTTGGAGGGCTTTTCCATCTTGCAGTAAAGCTTCAATGGTATAGGTAGTTTCTGCACCTGCAAATCGTTCATGTGCTGTCTTAACTCCTTTGACCAATGGAATGGCCATATATTCCCGAATAATGCGTTCATATAAATGTAGCATTTGTAACGCTTCCGCTTCTGCTTCTACACGGGTAGCATGGGCGGTATGTCCCTCTTGCCATAAAAACTCTGTAGTACGTAAAAATAACCTAGTACGCATTTCCCAACGTACTATATTACACCATTGGTTAACCAAAATAGGTAGGTCCCTATAAGATTGAACCCAATTTTTATAGGTACTCCATATAACTGTTTCAGAAGTAGGCCGTACAATGAGCTCTTCTTCTAACCTAGCTGCAGGGTCCACGACAACGCCATTCCCATCTTCCGCCATTTTCAGTCGATAATGGGTAACAACCGCACATTCTTTAGCAAAACCTTCTACATGGTCTGCTTCTTTGCTTAAGTAGGATTTAGGAATGAGTAAGGGGAAATATGCATTTACGTGACCTGTTTCTTTAAAAGCTTTGTCAAAAAAGCTTTGCAATCTTTCCCAAATGGCATAACCATAAGGTTTGATAA includes:
- a CDS encoding biotin--[acetyl-CoA-carboxylase] ligase — its product is MSNYLFDRASFYYKSCSSTNDIAKQYISNKRVAEGTVFIADYQCKGRGQRGNHWHSAEAQNLLFSLVLYPEFLAIKYSFSLNIIISLSIYEVLARQCTEGISIKWPNDIYYLDKKIGGILIETSIGSRDKINTAIIGIGLNINQVHFDLPNATSLALIKQTTFDRGTILNHILQAIGNYYAQLHNGKGDLLWSNYLGNLYRNKEVHCFKHTAGYIAGRIVGVNRLGQLLIEMSNGNICSYDTKEITFVI
- a CDS encoding NAD kinase, which encodes MSIAIHSRQVCSASIEFLEKITLLAKDYNKKVIISTTFAQLLNLNELNCLKYLSIFDIEALNALHVELMISLGGDGTLLETTHYINDKAIPLLGVNTGTLGFLTMLSCSEAVTELIHFFEGDYAIEQRTILSLCGEHISDAFALNEVALLKRDTASLLTIDAYIDEKFITTYWADGLIIATPTGSTAYSLSCLGPIMLPSANNFVITPLSPHNLAVRPLVVPETAKLSFIVKGRDKDMLIAVDGRSIPAATQQRLVIEKAPFILKLVQLGHTSLFDVLREKLYWGMDCRKT
- a CDS encoding ABC transporter substrate-binding protein codes for the protein MNLYKRKQKSVIGIYIVFLLYVLTCLFVTARPIYAKKSTKTAVDTKHYAPLLEQYEQAKHLCKKNNYADAKRSFDVLKQVCSDTPLCPYVHFYYALSAYYNGEKALAKQSFSWIHLQFPSWNKQNETLYWCARCNFEEEKYNDAFTLLSLIQDKKMVDAIAKMKKYFIKKIENLDYLQELASHFPNESMIKQTLYKKAARQAYITQDFSLVHSLAAQYHFKHYIYDPLRNLKSKRKDAYRVAVFFPFLVEEINYTSCTDLFVIDLYQGIKIAIEELAQEGIAIKLFSFDTKNNAKVTADLLAQEKMQYMDLIIGPLYPSTIPLVATFAKKHKINFVNPISTNSSIINNNPFAFLFQPSLETCAQKAAWLTLRDIATKQIEHPCIAVFYGKEREDLLQAELYKQVIEQELGRKIDFFLQFSTPNEIKDFFCNLGKGKKDEAEEVTAEETREIEEQEKINHLDLERITHIYLPSQHKMLVSSVLSFPFKFNIHPYIIGHEQWIKQEIITLNQLKRLKIFFLAPGYIDFNRSALTTFRKKIFKKTAHQANDYNYIGYEMMLFFGKMLSTYGIYFQKEWENMHYTGVIFQGAYYGKYHSNQHIPILCFNNNNFIVQNEN
- a CDS encoding ABC transporter permease, giving the protein MPLFRAIYFALFITNRIRQSNRQAFAYVVHQVATFSLAIGFASILVASMVMFGFQSEINKKMTSFFGHFEITKQVGHAYPYEPPCIHAIQINRLLKNLPTAIEKIEAFAQKPVLIDTKEGIEGLLCKGLDHNTLHQELESYIIAGRLPYLKALTYQNELLISHYMAQKLSIALGDHIIIHTIDPSTRFRKLKVVGIYRTYINDIDASLAFCDIRLIQRLNNWTPEMVDGYEVFIKKNIPIKKMLRDDILHLIDDNLRVVKTDQKYAAFSDWLAIFQKNTIIFMVFILLIACFTMVATAIVQVIERNDMVALFKSLGAHTWQINVIILCNSLYTLCWGMLYGNILGMGLCFLQSHYKLITLEPELYYMQHVPISWVWQTVFLPNLCAFCAISLGLYGAITLFNKNKIIEALE
- the proS gene encoding proline--tRNA ligase yields the protein MSTPLPKRDANFSAWYNELVLRADLAENAPVRGCMIIKPYGYAIWERLQSFFDKAFKETGHVNAYFPLLIPKSYLSKEADHVEGFAKECAVVTHYRLKMAEDGNGVVVDPAARLEEELIVRPTSETVIWSTYKNWVQSYRDLPILVNQWCNIVRWEMRTRLFLRTTEFLWQEGHTAHATRVEAEAEALQMLHLYERIIREYMAIPLVKGVKTAHERFAGAETTYTIEALLQDGKALQAGTSHYLGQRFAKAFDVTFTNKEGIRDYVWGTSWGVTTRLMGALIMTHSDDDGLVLPPKIAPIQVVMIPIYKTEEEYRTVVAQLAACQKLLASQDIRVKLDDRDTRKPGYKFAEYEQKGVPIRMVLGPNDLKNKTVELARRDTKEKITIPLADLSTQVSSWLEAIQENMYQRALSLQQKHTIRVDDYAAFKERIATKGGFLLAHWDGTTETEEKIKAETKATIRCIPLDSVEEEGCCIYTGKPSKRRVIFAQAY